From the Brevibacillus choshinensis genome, one window contains:
- the gltB gene encoding glutamate synthase large subunit produces MSMRGLPTKQGLYDPMFEHDACGIGFIANLKNKANHEMVSKGLQILCHLEHRGGQGSDPETGDGAGILTGIPHTFFKKSCDELGFKLPAQGKYGVGMLFLPMDETLRNTYEKQLEEIIQAEGQKLLGWRTVPTNTDKIGKTAKASQPFVRQVFIGASSTVKDQLSFERKLYIIRKQMEQVAREGFYAASMSSRTIVYKGLVTPEQLDQFYTDLQDESYASPFSVVHSRFSTNTFPTWERAHPNRYLIHNGEINTLQGNINWMRAREQMFQSEAFGSDLQKVVPVIDLEGSDSAILDNCVEFFSLAGRSLPHVAMMMIPEPWDQDANIEASKKAFYEYHSCLMEPWDGPTAISFTDGKQIGAILDRNGLRPARYYVTSDDTIIFSSEVGVLEVPDEKIVQKGRLSPGKMLLVDLEEGRIVSDEEIKQQIANEQLYGEWVQKNLVTLTALPKANTPARIAGDTLLARQKAFGYTQEELTKVLTPMVAEKKDPIGSMGIDTPLAVLSDRPQLLYNYFKQSFAQVTNPPIDALREACVTSTLSYLGAEGNLLAPDESNCRRIRLSSPLLSNEELAKLASNPHLEFQAKALPILFPADGGATGLEIALDDLFAAADQAMESGHTLLILSDRGMNEKQAAIPALLAGSGLHHYLVSKGTRTQVSVIVESGEPRDVHQFAMLIGYGVDAVNPYVAIDSLLELAASEKGNGVNAKDAVEIYMRTAVEGVVKVMSKMGISTVQSYRGAQIFEAIGIDSSVIDRYFTRTASKIGGITLEVIAKETLARHAKAFLPEHSEENLDPGSDFQFRRDGEFHLFNPKTVHALQKAVREGSYEQYKLYSEMANDQQFAFLRHLLDFKSDRMPVPLNEVESVDSIVHRFKTGAMSYGSLSKEAHETLAIAMNRLGAKSNSGEGGEDPQRYMIDENGDLRRSAIKQVASGRFGVSSHYLVNASEIQIKMAQGAKPGEGGQLPGNKVYPWIAEVRKSTPGVGLISPPPHHDIYSIEDLAQLIFDLKNANPRARISVKLVSKAGVGTIAAGVAKGLADVIVISGHDGGTGASPKSSIKHAGLPWELGLAETHQTLLLNQLRDRVVVETDGKMMTGRDVVIAALLGAEEFGFATAPLVSIGCVMARVCHLDTCPVGVATQNPDLRKKFKGDPQHAVNFVRFVAREVREIMAELGFRSFEDMIGRSQLLTMNEKAKSHWKAKHIDLSLLLFQPEVPEEVGRFHQRSQDHKLDATLDRQQLLALSKPALEKQRQVEINLPINNTNRVVGTILGSEVTRRFGEHGLPEDTIRLNFKGSAGQSFGAFVPRGITLKLEGDANDYVGKGLSGGRLAVYPSKKVTYAPEKNMIIGNVAFYGATSGEAYISGMAGERFCVRNSGMTAVVEGVGDHGCEYMTGGRVVVLGQVGKNFAAGMSGGTAYVLAEDKAVFTALCNQEMVLLEALQDEREAAEVKKLLENHVANTGSQHAHALLNQWEQTKAKFVKVIPKDYKQIILTMEELQQSGMKRSDAILAAFEISQKKNVEKAPKAKTEEQVAASVGK; encoded by the coding sequence ATGAGCATGCGAGGATTGCCTACAAAACAGGGTCTGTATGATCCAATGTTCGAACATGATGCTTGTGGGATTGGTTTTATCGCCAATTTGAAAAACAAGGCCAATCACGAGATGGTGAGCAAAGGTTTGCAAATACTCTGTCATCTGGAACACCGTGGCGGTCAAGGTAGCGACCCGGAGACAGGGGACGGAGCAGGAATTTTGACTGGCATTCCGCACACCTTCTTTAAAAAGTCCTGTGATGAACTGGGCTTCAAGCTTCCCGCCCAAGGCAAATACGGAGTGGGCATGCTGTTTCTCCCAATGGACGAGACTCTACGAAATACGTACGAAAAGCAATTAGAAGAGATCATTCAAGCGGAAGGGCAAAAGCTTCTCGGATGGAGAACCGTTCCGACGAATACGGATAAAATTGGGAAGACAGCAAAGGCTAGTCAGCCATTTGTCCGTCAAGTGTTTATCGGGGCGAGCTCTACTGTGAAAGATCAGCTCAGTTTCGAACGAAAATTATATATCATCCGAAAACAAATGGAACAGGTAGCAAGAGAAGGCTTTTACGCAGCCTCGATGTCCAGCCGCACGATTGTTTATAAAGGCTTAGTTACTCCAGAACAGCTGGATCAATTTTATACGGATCTGCAGGATGAATCCTACGCTTCCCCATTTTCCGTGGTTCACTCCAGGTTCAGTACGAATACATTCCCAACGTGGGAGCGTGCCCATCCAAACCGCTATTTGATCCACAATGGTGAGATCAACACGTTGCAAGGAAATATCAACTGGATGCGAGCTCGAGAGCAAATGTTCCAGTCTGAGGCATTTGGTTCTGATCTACAAAAAGTGGTGCCTGTCATTGATCTGGAAGGCAGTGACTCCGCGATTCTCGACAACTGTGTAGAATTCTTCTCGCTGGCCGGGCGTTCGTTGCCGCACGTGGCGATGATGATGATTCCTGAGCCATGGGATCAAGATGCGAACATCGAAGCTTCCAAGAAAGCTTTTTACGAGTATCATAGCTGCTTGATGGAGCCATGGGATGGCCCAACCGCGATTTCTTTTACGGATGGAAAACAGATCGGCGCGATCCTCGACCGAAACGGCTTGCGCCCAGCCCGTTATTACGTTACCTCTGATGATACTATTATTTTCTCATCCGAGGTAGGGGTTCTCGAAGTTCCGGATGAAAAGATCGTGCAAAAAGGAAGACTGAGCCCTGGGAAAATGCTTCTCGTCGATCTCGAAGAAGGCAGAATTGTGTCCGACGAAGAGATCAAACAGCAGATCGCTAATGAGCAGCTGTATGGGGAGTGGGTACAAAAGAATCTCGTCACTCTCACGGCTTTACCGAAAGCGAATACACCTGCGAGGATTGCGGGAGATACACTTCTGGCGCGTCAAAAAGCATTTGGCTATACCCAAGAAGAACTGACGAAAGTACTGACCCCGATGGTCGCTGAGAAAAAAGATCCGATCGGGTCCATGGGAATCGATACGCCGCTCGCGGTGCTGTCTGATCGTCCACAGCTGCTGTACAACTACTTTAAACAATCGTTTGCACAAGTGACCAATCCACCAATCGATGCGCTGCGTGAAGCATGCGTGACCTCCACTCTCTCTTATTTGGGAGCAGAAGGAAACCTGCTTGCGCCGGACGAGAGCAATTGCCGTCGGATTCGTCTGAGCTCGCCACTTTTGTCCAATGAAGAGCTGGCTAAGCTGGCAAGTAACCCACATCTGGAATTTCAGGCAAAAGCGTTGCCGATCTTGTTCCCAGCAGACGGTGGTGCCACTGGGCTGGAAATAGCGCTGGACGATTTGTTTGCAGCTGCTGATCAGGCGATGGAGTCGGGTCATACCCTGCTGATCCTGTCTGACCGTGGTATGAACGAAAAACAGGCGGCCATTCCTGCATTGCTCGCAGGTAGTGGACTTCATCACTATTTGGTGAGCAAAGGAACGCGGACGCAAGTGAGCGTGATCGTTGAATCCGGTGAACCACGCGATGTTCACCAGTTTGCGATGTTGATTGGCTACGGTGTCGATGCTGTCAACCCTTACGTTGCGATCGACTCATTGCTGGAGCTGGCAGCATCCGAAAAAGGTAACGGCGTGAATGCCAAAGATGCAGTGGAAATCTATATGCGCACAGCCGTAGAAGGCGTCGTGAAGGTCATGTCCAAGATGGGGATCTCCACGGTCCAAAGCTACCGCGGCGCGCAGATTTTCGAAGCGATCGGGATCGATTCCTCTGTTATTGATCGATACTTCACCCGTACGGCTTCCAAAATAGGCGGGATTACTCTCGAAGTGATTGCCAAAGAAACACTCGCTCGTCATGCGAAAGCATTTTTGCCTGAACATTCCGAAGAAAATCTGGATCCAGGAAGTGATTTCCAATTCCGCCGAGATGGAGAGTTCCACCTGTTCAATCCGAAAACTGTGCACGCCCTGCAAAAAGCAGTACGCGAAGGCAGCTACGAGCAATATAAGCTGTACTCGGAGATGGCCAATGACCAGCAATTTGCGTTCTTGCGTCACCTGCTGGACTTCAAATCTGACCGCATGCCTGTGCCACTGAACGAGGTCGAATCCGTTGATTCTATCGTTCACCGCTTTAAAACAGGGGCGATGTCCTACGGTTCGCTGAGCAAAGAAGCGCACGAGACTCTCGCCATCGCTATGAACCGACTGGGTGCGAAAAGCAATAGTGGGGAAGGTGGGGAAGATCCACAGCGCTATATGATAGACGAGAATGGTGATCTGCGACGCAGCGCAATCAAGCAAGTGGCTTCTGGCCGATTTGGTGTCTCCAGCCACTATCTGGTAAATGCCAGCGAGATTCAAATTAAAATGGCGCAAGGAGCAAAACCGGGCGAGGGGGGGCAACTCCCAGGTAACAAGGTGTATCCATGGATTGCGGAAGTACGCAAATCGACACCAGGTGTAGGGCTGATTTCTCCGCCACCGCATCACGATATTTATTCCATTGAAGATTTGGCACAGCTGATCTTCGACTTGAAAAATGCCAATCCACGGGCGCGAATCAGCGTGAAGCTCGTATCAAAAGCGGGAGTCGGTACAATTGCCGCTGGGGTAGCAAAAGGATTAGCGGATGTGATCGTAATCAGCGGACATGATGGCGGTACAGGTGCCTCTCCAAAAAGCAGTATCAAACACGCGGGCTTGCCATGGGAATTGGGGCTAGCTGAGACACATCAGACGCTCTTGTTAAATCAGCTTCGCGACCGTGTAGTCGTGGAGACAGACGGGAAGATGATGACCGGACGTGATGTTGTCATCGCTGCTCTTCTCGGTGCAGAAGAATTCGGCTTTGCGACAGCTCCACTCGTCTCCATCGGTTGTGTGATGGCGCGCGTATGCCATCTGGATACGTGTCCAGTGGGAGTCGCTACTCAAAATCCGGATCTGCGCAAGAAGTTCAAGGGTGATCCACAGCACGCTGTCAACTTTGTGCGCTTCGTGGCGCGTGAAGTGCGTGAGATCATGGCAGAGCTTGGCTTCCGTTCCTTTGAGGATATGATCGGACGCAGTCAGCTTTTGACGATGAATGAAAAAGCGAAATCACACTGGAAGGCAAAACATATCGATCTGTCGCTGCTCCTGTTCCAACCAGAAGTGCCAGAAGAAGTAGGCAGATTCCATCAACGCTCGCAGGATCACAAGCTGGATGCGACACTGGATCGTCAACAACTACTGGCCCTGTCCAAACCGGCACTGGAAAAACAGCGCCAAGTTGAAATCAATCTGCCGATTAACAACACCAATCGTGTCGTTGGTACGATTCTGGGTAGCGAGGTCACGAGACGTTTTGGTGAACACGGCTTGCCGGAAGACACCATTCGCTTGAATTTCAAAGGGTCTGCAGGACAAAGCTTTGGTGCATTCGTACCACGCGGCATTACCTTAAAGCTCGAGGGTGATGCAAACGACTATGTAGGAAAAGGGCTTTCTGGCGGACGATTGGCTGTATATCCTTCCAAAAAGGTGACCTACGCGCCAGAGAAGAACATGATCATCGGAAACGTTGCTTTCTACGGTGCGACGTCTGGTGAAGCGTACATCTCCGGGATGGCAGGCGAGCGCTTCTGCGTCAGAAACAGCGGAATGACCGCCGTCGTCGAAGGAGTTGGCGACCATGGGTGCGAGTATATGACAGGAGGACGTGTCGTCGTACTCGGCCAGGTTGGGAAAAACTTCGCGGCGGGGATGTCTGGCGGTACCGCCTATGTGCTGGCCGAAGATAAAGCTGTATTCACAGCATTGTGCAATCAGGAAATGGTGCTACTGGAAGCGCTGCAGGATGAGCGCGAAGCTGCAGAAGTGAAAAAGCTGTTGGAAAATCACGTAGCGAATACTGGAAGTCAGCACGCCCATGCGTTGCTCAACCAATGGGAGCAGACCAAAGCGAAGTTCGTGAAAGTCATTCCAAAAGACTACAAGCAGATCATTTTGACAATGGAAGAATTGCAGCAATCAGGCATGAAACGCAGCGACGCGATTTTGGCAGCATTTGAAATCAGTCAAAAGAAAAATGTAGAGAAAGCCCCGAAAGCAAAAACAGAAGAACAAGTAGCCGCTTCCGTAGGGAAGTAA